A genome region from Arachis duranensis cultivar V14167 chromosome 8, aradu.V14167.gnm2.J7QH, whole genome shotgun sequence includes the following:
- the LOC107460945 gene encoding RING-H2 finger protein ATL11 produces the protein MSTTHTQTRHHGLLAAMLLFLHLLLPPPHTAAQAVNSLPPPPPDAISKVKFDKSMAVVLVILVIVFFALGFLSVYTRQCAERRMRARFDLTFPLAGSHRRQRGLDREIIETFPTFVYSAVKTQKIGRATLECAVCLNEFNDDETLRLIPKCSHVFHPDCIDAWLANHSTCPVCRANLFPSDNNNNDNGTFVAVQIPDPESNGSHRSEIAQINNGNDNGGGGTATVTESPKMDSSVNQRRTPLRSWSTGFRIGNLFPRSHSTGHSLVQPGESLERFTLRLPEEVRNRLLMSSTPCQTTSNGGAAFSRESSVRRGFRTRSVGPGRGYLQYERFGGVERRGFNWTPAFFSRASSTRSPGNGSTAEEKKEVAVEIGERSSDRLFAGGES, from the coding sequence ATGTCAACCACCCATACCCAAACACGCCACCATGGCCTTCTCGCCGCGATGCTGCTCTTCCTCCACCTGCTCCTTCCGCCGCCTCATACCGCCGCGCAGGCCGTTAACTCGCTGCCGCCTCCGCCGCCAGATGCCATCTCCAAGGTGAAGTTCGACAAGTCCATGGCCGTCGTCCTGGTCATCCTCGTCATCGTGTTCTTCGCCCTCGGCTTCCTCTCCGTGTACACGCGCCAGTGCGCGGAGCGTAGGATGAGAGCGAGGTTCGACCTCACGTTCCCCCTCGCCGGAAGCCACCGCCGGCAGCGTGGTTTGGACCGGGAGATCATCGAGACGTTCCCGACGTTTGTTTACTCCGCCGTGAAGACACAGAAGATAGGTCGTGCCACGCTAGAATGCGCCGTGTGCCTCAACGAGTTCAACGACGACGAAACGCTGCGTTTAATTCCAAAGTGCAGCCACGTGTTCCACCCTGATTGCATTGACGCATGGCTCGCTAACCACTCTACCTGCCCCGTTTGCCGCGCCAACCTCTTCCCCTCCGACAACAACAATAACGATAACGGCACCTTCGTTGCCGTTCAGATCCCTGATCCTGAGTCCAACGGTTCACATAGATCCGAAATTGCACAGATTAATAACGGTAACGATAACGGCGGAGGAGGAACGGCAACGGTAACGGAGTCTCCGAAGATGGATAGTTCAGTTAATCAGAGGCGTACGCCGTTACGGTCATGGTCAACGGGGTTtaggattgggaatttgtttccAAGGTCGCACTCGACGGGTCACTCGCTGGTCCAACCGGGGGAAAGCTTGGAGCGGTTTACGCTGAGGCTGCCGGAGGAGGTGCGAAACCGGCTGCTTATGAGTTCGACGCCATGTCAGACGACAAGCAACGGCGGCGCGGCGTTCTCTCGAGAGAGCAGCGTGAGGAGAGGGTTTAGAACCCGGAGTGTGGGTCCCGGGAGGGGCTACTTGCAGTATGAACGGTTTGGCGGGGTGGAGCGGCGAGGGTTCAATTGGACGCCGGCGTTTTTTAGTAGGGCCAGTTCTACCCGGTCTCCGGGGAACGGTTCGACGgcggaggagaagaaggaggtgGCGGTGGAAATTGGTGAACGGTCTTCGGATCGGTTATTTGCAGGTGGTGAGAGTTAG